One segment of Ureibacillus thermophilus DNA contains the following:
- a CDS encoding gamma-glutamylcyclotransferase family protein, with protein sequence MIRNFFVYGTLMTGCSNHHVIPPNSIEKIQKATIENVELYSHICGEYPCMVEGNSKVFGEVITIKESHFKKAQQAMDLLEDYDENAPKHKNLYNREIKNVILETGEIIQAYVYMYNSKLKGLGKRISEGNWKTWVDQK encoded by the coding sequence GTATATGGTACACTCATGACAGGTTGCTCCAATCATCATGTAATCCCCCCAAATTCCATTGAAAAGATACAAAAAGCTACTATTGAGAATGTAGAATTATATTCGCATATTTGCGGCGAGTATCCTTGTATGGTTGAAGGAAATTCAAAAGTATTCGGGGAAGTCATTACTATTAAAGAAAGTCATTTTAAAAAGGCTCAACAAGCGATGGATTTACTGGAAGATTACGACGAGAATGCTCCAAAACACAAAAACCTTTATAACCGTGAAATCAAAAATGTTATTTTGGAAACTGGCGAAATCATTCAAGCTTATGTTTATATGTACAATTCCAAACTTAAAGGGTTAGGAAAGCGAATCTCTGAAGGAAATTGGAAAACATGGGTGGATCAAAAATGA
- a CDS encoding DUF402 domain-containing protein → MKEIIERKIQYDTKIVEHKCHLLSFQNRRIVLFHLIEEPFTMTVNDLNITIPIGSYTIAYYWLDRPYNLYFWRDQEGNYLASYFNIVKSTKFEDNIVTFEDLIIDVLVLPNGKYFILDEDELPNTLETFENGFAKHALEKLLRSIHDILGQTILESQGIYNHKRFIPLLDKGIKAF, encoded by the coding sequence ATGAAGGAAATTATAGAGAGAAAAATACAGTATGATACGAAAATAGTAGAGCATAAATGTCATTTATTGAGTTTTCAAAATCGCCGCATCGTTTTATTTCATCTAATAGAAGAACCTTTTACAATGACAGTGAACGATTTGAACATTACTATTCCAATAGGAAGTTATACTATTGCTTATTATTGGTTAGACCGCCCCTATAACTTGTATTTTTGGAGAGATCAAGAAGGAAATTACTTGGCTTCGTATTTTAACATTGTAAAGAGTACAAAATTTGAAGACAATATAGTGACCTTTGAAGATTTAATTATTGATGTACTGGTCCTTCCCAATGGAAAGTACTTTATTTTGGATGAAGATGAATTGCCTAACACCTTGGAAACCTTTGAGAATGGTTTTGCGAAACATGCTTTAGAAAAATTACTAAGATCCATCCATGATATACTTGGGCAAACCATTTTAGAATCCCAAGGCATTTATAACCATAAACGATTTATTCCACTTCTGGATAAGGGCATTAAGGCTTTTTAA